In Drosophila subpulchrella strain 33 F10 #4 breed RU33 chromosome X, RU_Dsub_v1.1 Primary Assembly, whole genome shotgun sequence, the DNA window CGCCCAGCAAACTCAAGCCAGGCGCACTGGCATCCAGCTGCACCACGCTGAAGTTGGTGTACATGCAGGCGGCCAGGATGAGATCGGGATGAAGGGGATGCGGCCTCAGCCGCCAGATGCCACCGCCCAGGTCCAGCTCGGCCAGAGTTCGCTTCATGGACCGGGTATCGAACAAACGCAGCTGCTCATCATAGCTGCCCGTGAGCAGATGATGCTCGTGCCTCGGATGACTTAGCAGGCAGGTCACTCCGGCCGCGTGCGCCCGGTTTGTCCAGGCACGCTGCTCCGTCCGCAAATCGTGGGCCATCAGGAGCATATCGTCGCCACCGCTGTACAAAAGATGCGGTGACCAGCGATCAAAGGCACAGGTCCAGGCCTCAAAGCCATGTGATGACCAGGACCGCTCCCGGCTAATCACGCCCTGTGGCGAGTACTTCAGTAGATGCAGGCCACCCTTGGAATCCGAGATGGCCAGTTGAATGGTGGTCTGCTCCTCATCCCGACGCCAGTCCAGGGCCAGAGCCAAGGGGGATTCCTCCTGcgactcctcctcctccgccagGCAAAAGCACGTGCGTTTCTGTAGCTTCTGTTCATCCCTTAGGAATTCATAGATTTCCAGCTGACCCAATGAGTTAACTGTGGCCAGATGGGGATGACCTTCACCGCTACCGGCTGGCAGCCACTTCATGTCCAGTATGGCCGCCGTTTCGATGCACTGCAGCCGCTTCAGGCTGGAATCTGGGTCTCCAAAATGGTATAAATAAACGCGGCCTTTGCGGGGACGCTTGGGGGAGATCTCCTGCTCCTCCCCCTCATCCTGGACCAACTGGTAGGTGCCGCAGGCAAAGAAGCTGCTTTCCGGATCATCCTGCGGCAGCCACTCCACGGAATCCGCCGAGTATTCCGTATCTTCGCTGTGGAGCGTTGTAAACATGTTTATAATCAGCTGCTCTCAGTTATCGATAGTTGATAGCTTCCGCCAGGGCTTCCTTCGATAAG includes these proteins:
- the LOC119556204 gene encoding diphthine methyltransferase produces the protein MFTTLHSEDTEYSADSVEWLPQDDPESSFFACGTYQLVQDEGEEQEISPKRPRKGRVYLYHFGDPDSSLKRLQCIETAAILDMKWLPAGSGEGHPHLATVNSLGQLEIYEFLRDEQKLQKRTCFCLAEEEESQEESPLALALDWRRDEEQTTIQLAISDSKGGLHLLKYSPQGVISRERSWSSHGFEAWTCAFDRWSPHLLYSGGDDMLLMAHDLRTEQRAWTNRAHAAGVTCLLSHPRHEHHLLTGSYDEQLRLFDTRSMKRTLAELDLGGGIWRLRPHPLHPDLILAACMYTNFSVVQLDASAPGLSLLGAYEEHKSICYGADWAPFGNKYDGSLTMATCSFYDHKLCVSRVEISK